In Akkermansia muciniphila ATCC BAA-835, the genomic stretch GAAAAGGAGGGCGGACAGGGAACCGTGGAGCTGAGGCAGCGTGGCGTATGCCTGGGCGGAACATTCCAGCCACGCGGAGGTCAGGCGTGCTGCCATCTCGGCCCCGGGGGCCAGTTTGGGGAGAATATGTATCTGGATGTCCGCCTGGGCGTCCGTATCGGCCTCCGCATCCAGCACGGAGTTCGTGTAAAAACCGGCATAGACCGGTACGGGGGAAATATGCAGGGCTTCCAGGGCCTTGATGACCCGCGGAGGAATTTGGCTGATGGAACCTTTCACATGGGAGACGGGACCGGGCAGAAATACTACTCTTCTGCCTTCGTTAATGCGTTCCATGATGGCGGAACGCAGCGCGACAGGGTCGCTGCCTCCGGCCTGGAACAGGATGCCGTCCGCTTTAGTGGATTCCAGATGGGAGGCGGTGGCCGTATCCGGGGGGAGACCTTCTTCCACCAGGTAGGTCATGCGGTCCCTGCCCAGTTCTTTTTCGAACATCAGTAGGGTTTTATAAGATACTTTGTTGAAGATCAACAGATCACCTGAGTCGGATAAATTGGAGGAACCAAAAATGGCCATGGGAAAAGGATAAAAAATTTGCTTGAAGCATTTTAGCAACTTGAAGAACCGGGAGCAAGGAGGAAAGGTGCATTCCCGGTTGCTTTTCCTTTATCCGGATCGGTCTCGGAAGCCTTTCCCGGCTCGGTACGTTTTTTATGGGAAGAGTATTGTTTTTCATGGGATTGTCTGGATTTGGCGTTATCTCCTGCGAAGGCGTTTCCGCAAACCAGCTGTTCCGATATTTACTTACTGATGAATGGGCCTGGTGGGCAGCAACATCTTCGGACGAGAAGCGCTGGCGGAAATCCGCGTGAACGCGGCGCAGGACCTGGGAGACCGGAGGGGGGAAACGAACGTCTCTCTGCTGGGCAACCCCGGCTTTGCGCAAAGCGTGAGGGGAGCGAAAGTGGGAACGACGGCGCTGCAGCTGGGAGCCGGACTGAGCGTGCCGGTGGGAACGAAGGGAACCATCTATGTGAACGGGAACGCGGACATCCGTGACGGGGCTGCTCAGTAAACGGGACGTATCAGCTACTGCTACGATTTCTGGTCTTTGCTCCGAACTTGCTGCGGGCAAACAATACACCCTCTTTTTCTATGTATGAAAGGTGAAATTCACGAAAGGTGTTATTTTGCTGCATCGTTTGTTCAGGAATAGGGAAGGGATGAAAAATAATTTTTGCGTCCATTTTTATTTTCATGTGAAATGTTGCATTGCGGATTAGCAATCCGCAGAAGCATTATCCAGAAAATAGACCAGAATCAGATATTTTTGATGTTTATAATGAAAGAGATATGGAATGTTTTTTTGAAAAAATTCTGAATTGGATATTAAGAAGATGATGATTTCCTGGTATGCAACATGCATTGGATCAATGTTAAATATTGACGGCGGATTGCTAATTCGGTAATAGCTATATATTGCAAACAGCCAATCAGGACGGCTGGATAGCTTTATTATTTACCCATATTTGCAAGTTATGAAGTTACGTCTACCGCTCAAGTTGTTGTCCGCCTTATTGTCGTTTTATGCCATATCCGGTTTTCATGTGTTCGCTGCTACGGAGTGGGACGGCAGCAGATATTCCGGTAATATCTATACGTGGGTAGGGAGTTCGTCCAATGATTTTCATAACGGCGGCATTGTCCTGACCAATCCGGATGGAACATACGGTCCTGTCAATACGAATTGGGGTTCCGTTTCAGAGGAGGGGAGTATTTGGAACCTTTTTGCCAATGAAACGGGACTGTCGGAATATAACACATTGCGCTTTGTCGCATCAGGCACGGAAGTGGGCGATGTCACCGTATCGGCGACCAATAAAAATCCATCCTGCTCCTTTACGCCATTTACCATGGGGGGATTGATTGTGGAGGAAGGGGCATCAGGGTTCTCCCTTGTCCCGAACAATAATGCCCAGAGGACTCTTATACTGGGGAGAGCGGGTACGGAAGAGCCGGTATTATTTACGGTTCGTGAAGATTTTTCCCTGGGTTCTTCCTCCAATGCATGGGGCCCGGTTAATGTGAATGCAGACTGGAATGTCCTTGTGGCAAATGGCAAGACGCTGAATGTTTACGGGGCACTGAATTCTTCCGGCCGGACCATTACGGTGGGCGGGGAAGGATTCAGCGGTACGTTGGTTTTAAACAATGCGGCCAATGCATCCATGACTGCTGAATGGGTCATCACCTCCGGCTCTACTGTAAGGTGCATGAATAATTCCGCTTTGGGAAGCGGCCTTGTTACGCTGGATGGGGGGACGCTTGATTTTAACTCGCAAACGATCGGATCAACCATTACGTTGAACATGAGCGGGACCGGGACATTGCAGAATGTGACAGTTGATGGAGCAATTTTATCTTATACGTCTTCATCGGGAAATGATGGGATTACTGCTTCAAATACCACGTGGACGTCCGGGAAGATAGATATTGGGCGTTTGTTGCAGGGATTTAGTGCCGAAGGTTCCAATACCGTTGATTTGGGAGCGGAGCTTGGCGAGGGCTTTAGCGTACTGGGTTTAGATACAGGGCAATACAGAATAGAAGGCAGCGTGCTGACGATAGAAGACGGGGCGATATCCAGCGTGACGTGGGTATCTGCGGGAGAAGGAGGGGAATTGGAAGAAACGGTCAAGAACGCCTTTACGCTGGCTCTTGGGGAGGGGAGTGCGGCCAACGTCAGCCTGGGATATCTGAACGGGACCCTGACGACCAGCGGGGACAAAGTCTATCAAATCACCAACACCGGCGGAACCAAAATCAACCTGTCCGGAGTATACAACAGCGGGGCGACCCTGCCGTCCGGCAACCTCAACTACCAGGGGGACATCTGGATGGACATCAACGGAGGAGCATTCGGCATCATCGCCGGAGGTGTCACCAATGAATGGGGCACCAACCTCCAGACCAGCACGCTGACTGGGGACACCCATGTGCAGCTCTCTGGAAACGCCACGGCGGAACACGTCATCGGCGGGAACAACAAGGGAGCAAGCACTACCCTGACGGGAAACACCAACGTTACCGTCAAAGATAACGCCATCGTGGCGGGAGCCATCATCGGAGGAAGCACCTCCTCCCACAATGCCGTCACCACCATCACAGGAAACACGAGCGTCCTGGTCACCAACATCCAGCACAGCAACAGCGCGACCGTCAACCTGGGAGACTTCGGCAACGTCACAGCCCAAAACTTCATCACGGGCGGAAGCGCGTGGACGGCCAACCAGACTTCAGGAACGACCATCCAGGGCAACACCTCGGTAACGATTAATGTAGGCGATGCGGAACTCTCCGGCACGGAAGGGCACAACAACTTCGTCAAAAACATCTATGGAGGCAGTTACGCAAACACGAAATCCGAGGGCAACGGAGCCGTACAAAAAGTGGAAGGAAACTCAAGCGTCTCCATCAGCGGAAAAGAAGGAATCACCTTCACGGGAGACATCATGGGCGGCTCCTTCTGGAACTGGGGCAACGGCACGACGCTGACCACCAACGGAAACACCAGCGTCTCCATTGACGGAGGTTCCACCTTCACGGGCAAAATCGTGGGCGGCTCCTGGAGAGGAAGCACGTGGACGGCGGAAGATCCCACAGCCCTGCCCGTCAGCATTGGCGGCAACATCACCGTCACCCTTGGACAGGGCACCTACCTGGGAGACATCTACGGGGCGGGCAACTGTGGCACGGTAGGAGGCGAAGTCCACGTCTCGCTGACGGGAGGAAGCATCTTTGGGGAGGAAGGAGAAGAAAGCGGCATCACCATCGGCGGAAGCGCCGGAGCGGCGGTAGAAGGAAACAGGACGCTGGAACTCAAGGGAACCTTTGGAACCGGGGACTTCCAAAACGTCACCTTCACCCGGTTTGATGAAATCAATATCGCGCAGGAAGAAACCTCGGCCACCATCTACGCGCTGACCGACAGCCCGGCCCTGACCAAAACGGGAGCGGGAACCCTGACACTCGGGGCGGACGCGGCAGGAGCGGAAACCATCCTTGACGGAACTACGGAAGGAATCACCATCTCGGAAGGCAGCCTGAACCTCTCCGGCGCCGGCGGCAGCCATATGAAAGGAACGTGGAACATCGCCTCCGGCTCCCGTCTCACCGGAGTCAGCGGAACCGT encodes the following:
- a CDS encoding autotransporter domain-containing protein — translated: MGSNIFGREALAEIRVNAAQDLGDRRGETNVSLLGNPGFAQSVRGAKVGTTALQLGAGLSVPVGTKGTIYVNGNADIRDGAAQ